In Myxococcus stipitatus, a single window of DNA contains:
- a CDS encoding GNAT family N-acetyltransferase, which translates to MARADMLGGTVSFSTRPALDSDEGFLFTLYAATREGELATWGWTPPQREAFLRMQWLAQRRAWAARFPTAEDRLLLMEGQPVGRLLVARSAREWWLVNVALLPAYRGGGLGTRLLRELQEEARRARVPLKLHVLQGSPARRLYVRLGFLDTAPARPEDPYVAMEWTPAPSAG; encoded by the coding sequence GTGGCCCGCGCGGACATGCTGGGCGGCACCGTGTCCTTCAGCACACGTCCAGCACTGGACTCCGACGAGGGCTTCCTCTTCACGCTGTACGCCGCCACCCGCGAGGGCGAGCTGGCCACGTGGGGATGGACACCGCCCCAGCGCGAGGCGTTCCTGCGGATGCAGTGGCTGGCGCAGCGCCGGGCCTGGGCCGCGCGCTTCCCCACCGCGGAGGATCGCCTGCTGCTGATGGAGGGCCAGCCCGTGGGGCGGTTGCTGGTGGCGCGGAGCGCGCGGGAGTGGTGGCTGGTGAATGTCGCGCTGCTGCCCGCGTACCGGGGCGGTGGGCTGGGGACGCGGCTGCTGCGGGAGCTGCAGGAGGAGGCGAGGCGGGCGCGCGTGCCGCTCAAGCTGCACGTGTTGCAGGGCAGCCCCGCGCGTCGGCTGTATGTCCGGTTGGGCTTCCTCGACACGGCCCCCGCGCGACCGGAGGACCCGTACGTCGCCATGGAGTGGACACCCGCGCCGAGCGCGGGCTGA
- a CDS encoding nitroreductase family protein, producing MSSQPDLAARWRHFQATNEHRRAVRDFDGAPLDDADVRAVLEAALLAPSSGNLQPYQLHWLRDEAVRRRVAEACNGQRAARSASTLVVIAASRRIGLRTAASWRAHLDQPNGLDARSTAWHLGEARKFSRFLRIAPLCLWTPPRMLLSAFAPVYSLLPVGTSGLRHWAARSGVYAAQTLMLAASARGLDSCPMEGFDAGRVARALDLPRGTVIPIVIALGRRRPDARLEPRWRRPRADAIVEH from the coding sequence ATGTCCTCCCAACCCGACCTCGCCGCCCGGTGGCGACACTTCCAGGCGACCAACGAACACCGCCGCGCCGTGCGTGACTTCGACGGCGCGCCGCTCGACGACGCGGACGTGCGCGCGGTGCTGGAGGCCGCGCTGCTCGCGCCGTCGAGCGGCAACCTCCAGCCCTACCAGCTGCACTGGCTGCGCGACGAGGCGGTGCGGCGCCGCGTGGCGGAGGCGTGCAATGGACAGCGGGCCGCCCGCTCCGCGTCGACCCTGGTCGTCATCGCCGCCAGCCGCCGCATCGGCCTGCGCACGGCGGCGAGCTGGCGGGCCCACCTGGACCAGCCCAACGGGCTGGACGCCCGCTCGACCGCCTGGCACCTGGGCGAGGCCCGCAAGTTCTCGCGCTTCCTGCGCATCGCGCCGCTGTGCCTGTGGACGCCGCCGCGCATGCTGCTGTCGGCCTTCGCCCCGGTGTACTCATTGCTCCCCGTCGGGACGTCGGGCCTGCGCCACTGGGCGGCCCGGAGCGGCGTCTACGCGGCGCAGACCCTGATGCTCGCGGCGTCCGCGCGCGGCCTGGACTCCTGTCCCATGGAGGGCTTCGACGCCGGCCGTGTCGCCCGCGCGCTGGACCTGCCGCGTGGCACCGTGATTCCCATCGTCATCGCCCTGGGGCGTCGTCGCCCGGACGCGCGCCTCGAGCCCCGCTGGCGCCGGCCGCGCGCCGACGCCATCGTCGAGCACTGA
- a CDS encoding TetR/AcrR family transcriptional regulator, whose translation MATVDAILQAAAYILVRHGWAGFTTNRVAERAGVNIASLYQYFPNKEALVVELQRRHVAKSRVGMKGAVDVLRAQPSLPVMLRLVVEAAVAEHRVAPELHRVFTEELPRSARAIPEVSDAEVERFWMRALEPFAREVPDLALAAFVLRVTMHAVIHEAACARPELLDRPEFIDDVVVLLDRYLRREPATRSRGGTRRPKTRTAREPDVLAGRPSTSG comes from the coding sequence GTGGCGACGGTCGACGCCATCCTGCAAGCGGCGGCTTACATCCTGGTGCGCCACGGCTGGGCGGGCTTCACCACGAACCGGGTGGCCGAGCGCGCCGGGGTGAACATCGCGTCGCTCTACCAGTACTTCCCCAACAAGGAGGCGCTCGTCGTGGAGCTGCAACGCCGCCACGTGGCGAAGTCCCGCGTGGGGATGAAGGGCGCCGTCGACGTGCTGCGCGCGCAGCCGTCCCTGCCGGTGATGTTGCGGCTCGTGGTCGAGGCGGCCGTGGCCGAGCACCGCGTGGCGCCCGAGCTGCACCGGGTGTTCACCGAGGAGCTGCCCCGCTCCGCCCGCGCCATCCCCGAGGTCTCTGACGCGGAGGTGGAGCGCTTCTGGATGCGGGCGCTGGAGCCCTTCGCGCGCGAGGTGCCGGACCTGGCGCTCGCGGCCTTCGTGCTGCGCGTGACGATGCACGCGGTGATTCACGAGGCGGCCTGCGCGCGGCCGGAGCTGCTCGACCGGCCGGAGTTCATCGACGACGTGGTCGTCCTGCTCGACCGCTACCTGCGCCGCGAGCCCGCGACGCGCTCGCGCGGGGGGACGCGGCGCCCGAAGACACGAACGGCCCGCGAGCCGGATGTGCTCGCGGGCCGTCCCTCCACCTCCGGGTGA
- a CDS encoding DUF1338 domain-containing protein: protein MTTAHATRLLDLLWERYASEVPFARTFVRLSGGGFRNDHVALRSLARPGGGIALFSRPFERLGWRPAGAYVFPDARLSAIYLSHPAGLPRVFISELRSEELSPRARELLSTLPEDPEPPEDVDALAAWFRAPPPPSEAALLELEKESQYGAWLLAFGRKVNHFTGSVDDVEAWQRRMREAGVPMKADIEGAPGTALRQTATHAAPLPVALKEGGTREWPYAYFEIAQRAPDFDGFLGPQARALFDMTKR from the coding sequence ATGACGACCGCCCACGCCACGCGCCTGCTCGACCTGCTCTGGGAGCGCTACGCCTCCGAGGTTCCCTTCGCACGCACCTTCGTGCGGCTGTCCGGGGGCGGCTTCCGCAACGACCACGTCGCGCTGCGCTCGCTGGCGCGCCCCGGGGGCGGCATCGCGCTGTTCTCCCGGCCCTTCGAGCGGCTGGGCTGGAGGCCCGCGGGGGCCTACGTGTTCCCGGACGCGCGCCTGTCCGCCATCTACCTGTCCCATCCCGCGGGCCTGCCGCGCGTGTTCATCTCCGAGCTGCGGTCGGAGGAGCTGTCGCCCCGGGCGCGCGAGCTGCTCTCGACGCTGCCCGAGGACCCGGAGCCGCCGGAGGACGTGGACGCGCTGGCGGCGTGGTTCCGCGCGCCGCCGCCGCCCTCCGAGGCCGCGCTCCTGGAACTGGAGAAGGAGTCGCAGTACGGCGCGTGGCTCCTGGCCTTCGGCCGCAAGGTGAACCACTTCACCGGCTCCGTGGACGACGTGGAGGCCTGGCAGCGGCGCATGCGCGAGGCGGGCGTGCCCATGAAGGCGGACATCGAGGGCGCGCCCGGCACGGCGCTGCGGCAGACGGCCACCCACGCCGCGCCGCTGCCGGTGGCGCTGAAGGAGGGCGGCACCCGCGAGTGGCCCTACGCCTACTTCGAGATTGCCCAGCGCGCGCCGGACTTCGACGGCTTCCTGGGCCCGCAGGCCCGCGCGCTGTTCGACATGACGAAGCGCTAG